Proteins encoded within one genomic window of Polynucleobacter duraquae:
- the fabD gene encoding ACP S-malonyltransferase: MTFAFVFPGQGSQSVGMLNTIADRPEVRATLQEASEALGEDVAKLIAEGPAEALSLTTNTQPVMLTAAIAFYRAWLASGGAVPKMMAGHSLGEYSALVAAGVIAFKDAVPLVRFRAEAMQTAVPVGTGGMAAILGLDDAIVKTVCAQAATASGGIVEAVNFNAPGQVVIAGGSDAVTKACELLKAAGAKRALPLPVSAPFHSSLLQPASEKLKDYLADIEFKVPTISVVNNVDVNVLNDPAAIKDALVRQAAKPVRWQETINAMAQQGITQVVECGPGKVLAGLTKRINENVVGLPIFDEVSLNEALAAVK, translated from the coding sequence ATGACATTTGCATTTGTATTTCCTGGCCAAGGTTCCCAATCTGTTGGGATGCTCAACACTATTGCTGATCGCCCTGAAGTCCGTGCGACTCTGCAAGAAGCCTCAGAGGCCTTAGGTGAGGACGTTGCCAAACTCATTGCCGAAGGCCCCGCAGAAGCATTGTCTTTGACAACCAATACACAGCCCGTGATGCTGACTGCAGCGATTGCTTTTTACCGTGCCTGGTTAGCCTCTGGCGGTGCCGTTCCCAAGATGATGGCTGGCCATAGCCTGGGCGAATACTCCGCCTTAGTTGCTGCAGGCGTAATCGCTTTTAAGGATGCCGTGCCCTTGGTACGTTTTCGTGCTGAGGCGATGCAGACAGCAGTGCCAGTAGGTACTGGCGGTATGGCCGCAATCTTAGGTTTAGATGATGCAATAGTGAAGACGGTTTGTGCCCAAGCTGCTACAGCCTCTGGTGGTATTGTGGAGGCCGTGAACTTCAATGCACCAGGGCAAGTGGTCATTGCTGGTGGTAGTGATGCGGTCACCAAAGCCTGTGAATTGCTGAAAGCAGCTGGCGCAAAGCGCGCTCTGCCATTGCCAGTGTCAGCGCCATTTCATTCATCATTATTACAACCTGCTTCTGAAAAACTCAAAGACTACTTGGCTGATATTGAATTTAAAGTCCCGACTATCTCTGTAGTTAATAACGTGGATGTCAATGTACTGAATGATCCAGCAGCCATTAAGGATGCCTTAGTGCGTCAAGCTGCCAAGCCAGTGCGCTGGCAAGAGACTATTAATGCGATGGCGCAGCAGGGCATCACTCAAGTAGTGGAATGCGGCCCTGGCAAGGTATTGGCTGGGCTGACAAAGCGAATCAATGAAAACGTTGTTGGACTGCCTATTTTTGATGAGGTCAGTCTCAATGAAGCTTTGGCTGCCGTAAAGTAA
- a CDS encoding beta-ketoacyl-ACP synthase III — MSIYSRIAGTGSYLPEQRLSNQDLVERLAKIGLETSDEWIVTRSGISARHFAAENQLTSDLAVKAAQAALEAAGCTSEDLDLIILATSTPDHLGGFPSTACVVQDKLGAHTNCAAFDVQAVCAGFTYALAIADAFIRTDTYKKVLVLGAETFSRILDFQDRTTSVLFGDGAGAVVLEASSEPGILATALHADGSQRDILCVPGRAKQGGVEGTAYLTMDGPAVFKLAVKVLEQVAHEALEKANLKPEQIDWLVPHQANIRIMESTARKMGMSMDNVIVTVHEHGNTSAASIPLALDVGVRSGQIQRGQHLLLEGVGGGFAWGAAVIKY; from the coding sequence ATGAGCATTTATTCACGGATAGCCGGAACTGGAAGTTATCTTCCAGAGCAGCGTTTGAGCAATCAAGATCTCGTTGAGCGTTTAGCCAAGATTGGTCTTGAAACCAGCGATGAATGGATTGTGACTAGAAGTGGAATTTCTGCTCGTCACTTTGCTGCAGAAAATCAACTCACGAGTGACTTGGCAGTCAAGGCAGCCCAAGCGGCACTAGAGGCAGCCGGCTGCACCTCTGAAGATCTTGACTTGATCATTCTGGCTACCTCCACACCAGATCACTTGGGTGGCTTCCCAAGCACAGCCTGCGTAGTGCAAGACAAGCTTGGCGCTCATACCAATTGCGCGGCATTTGATGTTCAAGCGGTATGTGCTGGTTTTACTTATGCACTTGCCATTGCAGATGCATTTATTCGGACGGATACCTACAAAAAAGTATTAGTCCTCGGTGCAGAAACTTTCTCCCGCATTTTGGATTTTCAAGATCGCACGACTTCGGTTTTGTTTGGTGATGGTGCTGGCGCAGTTGTATTAGAAGCTTCTTCCGAGCCAGGCATTTTGGCAACAGCCTTACATGCGGACGGTAGTCAGCGCGATATTCTTTGTGTGCCAGGGCGCGCTAAGCAGGGTGGCGTTGAGGGAACTGCGTATTTAACAATGGATGGCCCTGCAGTGTTTAAGTTGGCTGTCAAAGTACTTGAGCAAGTTGCCCATGAGGCTTTAGAAAAAGCCAATCTCAAGCCAGAGCAAATCGATTGGTTGGTGCCACACCAAGCCAATATTCGCATCATGGAGAGTACGGCTCGCAAGATGGGTATGTCGATGGACAATGTCATTGTGACTGTTCATGAACATGGCAATACTTCTGCTGCATCTATACCGCTCGCCTTGGATGTTGGCGTTCGCTCGGGTCAAATTCAACGTGGCCAACATCTTTTGCTAGAGGGTGTTGGCGGTGGCTTTGCTTGGGGCGCAGCAGTCATTAAGTACTAA
- the plsX gene encoding phosphate acyltransferase PlsX yields the protein MSVTLAIDAMGGDHGPVVTVPACCDFLEKHADVKIALVGNPEVLKQALSQFPNAPMERIQIISASEVVLMDDPIEVALRRKKDSSMRVAIEQVREGLADAIISSGNTGALMAISRYILKTLDGVDRPAIATAIPNEKGRGTTMLDLGANADCEPMHLVQFAQMANVMVQVVDGTQNPSIGLLNIGEEVIKGNEVVKQTSELLRQTNLNFYGNVEGNDIFKGTTDIVVCDGFVGNVVLKASEGLAKMMSGLIKEEFNRSWLTKLMAICAMVPLLRVRKRVDHRRYNGAVLLGLRGCVIKSHGSADRFAFGFALERAYEAGKNRMVERIAQAFAAETK from the coding sequence ATGAGTGTCACACTTGCCATCGATGCCATGGGCGGAGATCATGGGCCAGTTGTTACCGTCCCCGCTTGTTGTGATTTTCTAGAAAAACATGCTGATGTGAAGATTGCCTTGGTTGGTAATCCGGAAGTCCTCAAGCAAGCCTTGAGTCAATTTCCAAATGCCCCAATGGAGCGCATTCAAATTATTTCCGCTAGTGAAGTCGTCTTGATGGATGACCCCATTGAGGTGGCGTTGCGTCGTAAAAAAGATTCTTCCATGCGAGTTGCCATCGAGCAAGTTAGAGAAGGCTTGGCTGACGCAATCATTTCCTCTGGCAATACTGGCGCTTTAATGGCCATCTCCCGCTACATTCTCAAAACCTTGGATGGTGTTGACCGTCCTGCGATTGCTACTGCGATTCCCAATGAAAAAGGGCGCGGCACCACCATGTTGGATCTTGGTGCAAATGCAGATTGTGAGCCTATGCATTTGGTGCAATTTGCTCAAATGGCTAACGTGATGGTTCAAGTGGTCGATGGCACACAAAATCCTTCCATCGGTCTCCTAAATATTGGTGAAGAAGTAATTAAAGGTAATGAGGTAGTGAAGCAGACCAGCGAGTTACTGCGTCAAACAAACCTCAACTTTTATGGCAATGTAGAAGGAAATGATATTTTCAAAGGTACTACGGATATCGTGGTGTGCGATGGTTTTGTTGGCAACGTTGTTCTCAAGGCAAGCGAAGGCTTGGCGAAGATGATGAGTGGCTTAATAAAAGAAGAATTTAATCGCTCATGGCTGACTAAGCTCATGGCGATCTGTGCCATGGTGCCTTTATTGCGTGTTCGTAAGCGTGTGGATCATCGTCGCTATAACGGGGCAGTATTATTAGGTTTACGCGGTTGTGTAATTAAGAGTCACGGTTCAGCCGATCGTTTTGCATTTGGTTTTGCGCTCGAGCGCGCATACGAGGCAGGAAAAAATCGCATGGTGGAACGTATCGCTCAAGCTTTTGCGGCGGAGACAAAATAA
- the rpmF gene encoding 50S ribosomal protein L32 translates to MAVQQNKKSPSKRGMHRAHDFLTAPATAVEATTGEAHLRHHISPNGYYRGRKVVKTKND, encoded by the coding sequence ATGGCCGTCCAACAGAATAAAAAATCCCCATCCAAACGTGGCATGCACCGTGCGCACGACTTTTTGACCGCACCTGCTACGGCTGTTGAAGCCACAACTGGTGAGGCGCATTTACGCCACCACATTTCACCAAACGGTTACTACCGTGGTCGTAAAGTGGTTAAAACCAAAAACGACTAA
- a CDS encoding YceD family protein yields MNRNQVLPQVELSADPKALSRIDFCAPQSYQGTGFLEISALPRVAEEASSIEPGDAFDWEVKTHFANSPGSEPQQILELAVKGRIHLVCQSCLQDFGLDLTQDSRFVLVATEEEADAFPMEDDQLEPLVASQHFDLLGLIEDEILLSMPLIPKHPEGACQPHASSFGEVGEAQDASEKPQNPFNILKNMKKN; encoded by the coding sequence ATGAATCGTAATCAAGTTTTACCTCAAGTTGAGCTGTCAGCCGATCCCAAGGCTTTGAGCCGGATCGATTTTTGTGCCCCACAGTCCTATCAAGGCACTGGATTTCTGGAGATTTCAGCCCTGCCCAGGGTGGCTGAGGAAGCTTCTAGCATTGAGCCAGGGGATGCATTTGATTGGGAGGTCAAGACCCATTTTGCGAATTCTCCGGGCTCTGAGCCCCAGCAAATACTGGAATTGGCCGTAAAAGGCCGTATCCATCTGGTTTGTCAGAGCTGTTTGCAGGATTTCGGTCTAGATTTGACTCAAGATAGTCGGTTTGTTCTGGTAGCCACCGAGGAGGAGGCGGATGCCTTCCCAATGGAGGATGATCAGCTGGAGCCATTGGTAGCAAGTCAGCACTTTGATCTCCTAGGGCTAATTGAGGATGAGATCCTCCTGTCCATGCCCTTAATTCCAAAGCATCCAGAGGGCGCATGCCAGCCGCATGCCTCCTCATTTGGTGAGGTGGGTGAAGCGCAAGATGCCTCTGAAAAGCCCCAGAATCCCTTTAACATATTGAAAAATATGAAGAAAAACTAA
- a CDS encoding Maf family nucleotide pyrophosphatase — MKALAKVQVVMSNSAKKLILASTSIYRRELLERLRIPFDVISPKVDETPLPGENTLALALRLAKAKASAVAKDHPAAWVIGSDQVADLCGAAIGKPGNFERAMAQLQLMRGATVTFQTALCLMHGSEETTINIPTEVTFRKLADDVLEAYLHAEEPYDCAGSAKSEGLGISLLESIKSDDPTALIGLPLITLSGLLRDAGFLIPNKISIN, encoded by the coding sequence ATGAAGGCTTTAGCGAAAGTACAAGTAGTGATGAGTAATTCTGCAAAAAAACTAATTCTGGCATCCACCTCAATCTATCGTCGTGAGCTCTTAGAGCGCCTGCGTATCCCTTTTGATGTGATCTCACCAAAGGTGGATGAAACTCCTCTCCCGGGTGAAAACACTCTGGCCTTAGCTTTGCGCTTAGCCAAAGCAAAAGCTTCTGCAGTTGCGAAAGATCACCCTGCGGCTTGGGTCATTGGTTCAGATCAAGTGGCCGACCTGTGTGGAGCTGCCATTGGTAAGCCTGGAAACTTTGAGCGCGCCATGGCACAACTACAACTCATGCGAGGAGCTACGGTAACTTTTCAAACAGCACTATGCCTCATGCATGGCAGTGAGGAAACAACCATCAATATTCCTACGGAAGTTACCTTTCGCAAACTTGCTGATGACGTTCTAGAGGCATATCTCCATGCCGAAGAACCTTACGACTGCGCTGGAAGCGCCAAGTCTGAAGGCTTAGGAATTTCACTCCTGGAATCCATCAAGAGCGATGATCCCACCGCATTGATAGGTCTGCCTTTAATTACGTTGAGCGGTCTCTTGCGTGATGCTGGCTTTCTCATTCCAAACAAAATATCAATTAACTGA
- a CDS encoding SAM-dependent methyltransferase: MSSTLGTLFLIPNTLGDDARVEQLPWVLPNETITQTAKLVHWIVEDAKTARAFLKAVDSVSPLACTIQEMQMSEWRGVARNAKYADAVKPMDLLKPLIAGKDMGLMSEAGVPGVADPGAELVLAAHKLGAKVKPLVGPSSILLGLMASGLNGQRFAFQGYVPHDAQDRIARLKQLEVESRKLQQTQIWIETPYRNTAMLMACLNTLSPQSMLCIGMDLSLPSETITTLSITDWRKRFPNETACALLQNRPAVFLLLA, translated from the coding sequence ATGAGTTCAACACTAGGCACTCTCTTTTTGATTCCCAATACCTTGGGTGACGATGCACGTGTAGAGCAATTACCTTGGGTTTTACCAAACGAAACTATTACCCAAACTGCCAAGCTCGTTCACTGGATTGTGGAGGATGCAAAAACTGCCCGTGCTTTTTTAAAAGCGGTCGATAGTGTTTCACCCTTAGCTTGCACTATTCAAGAAATGCAGATGAGCGAATGGCGTGGTGTTGCACGCAATGCTAAGTATGCTGATGCTGTCAAACCAATGGATTTACTCAAGCCCCTCATTGCTGGAAAAGACATGGGTCTGATGTCAGAGGCTGGTGTTCCCGGAGTTGCAGACCCTGGTGCAGAGCTTGTACTGGCAGCGCATAAGCTGGGCGCCAAAGTGAAGCCTTTGGTTGGTCCAAGCTCTATTTTGCTGGGTCTGATGGCCAGCGGTTTAAATGGTCAACGCTTTGCATTTCAGGGGTATGTTCCGCATGATGCTCAGGACCGTATCGCACGACTCAAACAACTGGAAGTGGAATCTAGGAAATTACAGCAGACGCAAATTTGGATTGAAACACCGTATCGCAATACTGCAATGCTGATGGCTTGTCTTAATACGCTGTCTCCGCAATCGATGCTTTGCATTGGAATGGATCTTAGTCTGCCAAGTGAAACCATTACTACGCTCTCGATTACTGACTGGCGTAAACGCTTTCCAAACGAAACAGCCTGCGCCTTATTACAAAATAGGCCAGCAGTATTTCTATTGCTGGCCTAG